A region from the Flavobacterium enshiense genome encodes:
- a CDS encoding exonuclease domain-containing protein has product MYAILDIETTGGQYNEEGITEIAIYRFDGHEIVDQFISLVNPEIPIQPFVVKLTGINNAMLRSAPKFYEVAKRIIEITDGCTIVAHNASFDYRILRTEFRRLGFDFSKPTLCTVELSKKLLPGHHSYSLGKLVRALGIPMADRHRATGDAMATVKLFKMLLSKDLEKEIVKSYIKTEIKAGISPKLLDIIDGVPSKTGIYYIHREDGTIIYIGKSKNIKKRVNQHFTSSDRKAKKLQNEVFAVTFEETGSELIALLKESEEIKVNRPPYNRSQRKTIFPFGLYAEKNKDGYIALQVQKTDRRKKEITSFSTLIEGKSFLHKITEENNLCQKINGLYDTKKSCFQYDLKQCYGACIGEEAPVEYNKRVTHFIENNQLQNQSMIIVDQGRNVNERSAVLIENGIYKGYCFYDLNYQINNIDILKNIIIPMENNRDSRNIILNYVRKKKVIKIVRF; this is encoded by the coding sequence TTGTACGCAATTTTAGACATAGAAACCACCGGAGGACAATACAACGAAGAAGGAATTACTGAAATTGCCATCTATCGCTTCGACGGACATGAAATTGTGGACCAATTTATCAGTTTGGTCAATCCGGAAATCCCTATTCAGCCTTTTGTGGTGAAGCTTACCGGGATAAACAATGCTATGCTGCGTTCGGCACCAAAGTTTTATGAGGTAGCGAAACGCATAATTGAAATTACAGACGGATGTACTATCGTGGCACATAATGCGTCGTTTGATTACCGAATCCTCCGCACAGAATTTCGACGACTGGGCTTTGATTTCAGCAAACCTACGCTTTGTACTGTGGAACTTTCTAAAAAATTGCTTCCCGGACATCATTCCTATAGTTTGGGCAAATTAGTCAGAGCCTTGGGAATTCCTATGGCCGACAGACATCGTGCCACCGGAGATGCCATGGCAACTGTAAAACTTTTCAAAATGCTTTTATCTAAAGACTTAGAAAAAGAAATCGTGAAAAGTTATATCAAGACCGAAATAAAAGCGGGCATATCTCCCAAATTATTGGATATCATTGACGGTGTCCCTTCAAAAACAGGGATTTATTACATCCATCGCGAAGACGGGACCATCATTTACATAGGGAAAAGCAAGAATATCAAAAAAAGGGTAAATCAGCACTTTACCAGTTCCGACCGTAAGGCAAAAAAACTGCAAAATGAGGTTTTTGCTGTAACTTTTGAAGAAACAGGGAGCGAATTGATCGCGCTTTTAAAAGAAAGTGAAGAAATCAAAGTAAACCGCCCTCCTTATAACAGATCGCAACGAAAAACCATTTTCCCATTTGGACTTTATGCCGAAAAAAACAAGGATGGTTATATTGCTTTACAGGTACAAAAAACCGATCGCAGAAAAAAGGAGATTACTTCTTTTTCCACCTTGATTGAAGGGAAATCATTTTTACATAAAATTACGGAAGAGAATAATCTCTGCCAGAAAATAAACGGCTTATATGATACCAAAAAGAGTTGTTTTCAGTATGATTTAAAACAATGCTACGGTGCGTGTATTGGGGAAGAAGCTCCTGTGGAATACAACAAACGCGTCACTCATTTTATAGAAAACAATCAGCTGCAAAACCAGAGTATGATAATTGTGGATCAGGGACGAAACGTGAACGAACGAAGCGCTGTACTGATTGAAAACGGAATCTACAAAGGCTATTGTTTTTATGATTTGAATTATCAGATTAACAATATTGACATCCTGAAAAACATAATTATCCCGATGGAAAACAACAGGGATTCGAGAAACATTATTCTGAATTACGTCCGAAAAAAGAAAGTTATTAAAATTGTCAGGTTTTAA
- a CDS encoding ion transporter yields MKKIKSEYELLRQRIYIIVYGSNTVAGRLFDIVLLSVILLSVLLVMLESVEQLDKKYHSTIIVLEWIITVCFTLEYLLRIICNKKPLTYIFSFYGIVDFISILPMYLSFFIPGSRILSVIRALRLLRLFGILNLVHFTGQESQLKLAIKASRSKIIVFVYFVLIVSILLGAIMYVVEGKESGFTSIPTSIYWCIVTLTTVGYGDIAPVTIPGQIIASCIMILGYGIIAVPTGIVTAEFAAAKRNQKPIQNAKKCPSCSTIITIEDAKYCFHCGEKLDNE; encoded by the coding sequence ATGAAAAAAATTAAATCTGAATACGAACTTCTTCGGCAGAGAATCTACATCATAGTCTATGGTTCAAATACTGTTGCGGGACGTCTTTTCGATATAGTTTTACTAAGCGTTATTCTTCTGAGTGTCCTATTGGTTATGCTGGAATCCGTGGAACAACTGGATAAAAAATACCATTCCACTATAATTGTACTGGAATGGATCATTACAGTTTGTTTCACTTTAGAGTATTTGCTTCGGATTATCTGCAACAAAAAACCACTCACTTATATTTTCAGTTTTTACGGTATTGTCGATTTCATTTCGATTCTGCCGATGTATCTGTCCTTTTTCATTCCGGGCTCCCGAATATTGTCCGTAATCAGAGCGCTGCGTTTGCTTCGTTTGTTTGGGATATTGAATTTAGTTCACTTTACAGGTCAGGAATCACAGTTAAAACTAGCCATAAAAGCCAGCCGGTCGAAAATTATCGTGTTTGTCTACTTCGTATTAATCGTTTCCATATTACTGGGTGCCATCATGTATGTTGTTGAAGGAAAAGAAAGTGGTTTTACTAGTATTCCAACCAGCATTTACTGGTGCATCGTTACCCTTACAACCGTTGGCTACGGGGATATTGCTCCAGTTACTATACCCGGCCAAATTATAGCTTCCTGTATTATGATTTTAGGTTACGGAATTATTGCCGTACCGACAGGAATCGTAACAGCCGAATTTGCAGCTGCAAAAAGAAATCAGAAACCCATCCAAAACGCCAAAAAATGTCCATCCTGTTCTACAATAATTACTATTGAAGACGCTAAATATTGCTTTCATTGCGGCGAAAAATTAGACAATGAATAA
- the miaA gene encoding tRNA (adenosine(37)-N6)-dimethylallyltransferase MiaA produces the protein MNNYLITIIGPTAIGKTALSIKLAQHFGCNIISCDSRQFFKEMTIGTAVPNPAELAAANHHFIQSKSVFEAYSVGDFETDAIAKLGELFKENNVQIMVGGSGLYVDAVLKGFDDFPDIDASVRDEINAKYDALGINYLQDSLKELDADYYTKILSDNPQTLQNPQRMKRFVEVCIGSGKPYSSFIGKRKNTRNFTPIVIGLEAEREKMYERINLRVDLMMQEGLLEEAKTLYPNKDLNALQTVGYRELFDYFDGKTTLDFAIEEIKKNTRRFAKRQITWFKRTENATWFDYQTDISEIINFVERSIENK, from the coding sequence ATGAATAATTACCTTATTACTATTATTGGGCCGACAGCCATTGGAAAAACAGCTTTAAGTATAAAACTGGCACAGCATTTTGGCTGCAACATTATTTCCTGTGACAGCCGACAGTTTTTCAAGGAAATGACAATTGGAACCGCTGTTCCGAATCCGGCTGAGCTGGCGGCAGCAAACCACCATTTCATTCAGAGCAAATCGGTTTTCGAAGCGTATTCGGTTGGAGATTTTGAAACGGATGCCATTGCTAAACTGGGAGAACTTTTCAAGGAAAACAACGTTCAGATCATGGTAGGCGGCTCCGGATTGTATGTTGATGCCGTACTGAAAGGCTTTGACGATTTTCCCGATATTGATGCTTCTGTGCGAGATGAAATCAATGCCAAATATGATGCATTGGGGATTAACTATCTTCAGGATTCTTTAAAAGAACTAGACGCTGATTATTATACCAAAATACTTTCAGATAATCCGCAAACCCTGCAAAATCCGCAGCGAATGAAGCGTTTTGTGGAAGTTTGTATCGGCAGCGGTAAACCCTACTCTTCTTTTATCGGAAAAAGGAAAAACACAAGAAACTTTACACCGATTGTAATTGGCCTAGAAGCAGAAAGGGAAAAAATGTACGAACGCATAAACCTTCGGGTTGATTTAATGATGCAGGAAGGGTTATTGGAAGAAGCGAAAACTTTATATCCGAACAAAGATTTAAATGCCCTGCAAACTGTGGGTTACCGCGAATTGTTTGATTATTTCGACGGGAAAACAACCTTGGATTTTGCTATTGAAGAAATCAAGAAAAACACCCGCCGCTTTGCCAAACGCCAGATTACATGGTTTAAACGCACCGAAAATGCAACATGGTTTGATTATCAGACTGATATTTCGGAAATCATTAACTTTGTAGAGCGATCAATAGAGAACAAATAA
- a CDS encoding acyl-[acyl-carrier-protein] thioesterase, whose protein sequence is MPISPNFTSVYTHEWDINFTLCASNAYLKYVDLCNLLQLTAAEHSILGGLSFNDMQQHHQAWVLSRIRIEIETLPKWQDKVIIKTWIENLEGSRSIRNIEMYLNGKKIAGATTYWAVFNTQHRKAEPLALPHEHFEKYPDHKATSQSFSRINVLQDTEKITERTVVLSDLDIVNHVNNTKYLEWCLDTMNPKTILKQEIKSLEMNFLRELNLNDQVEIHSDENRNFFTVTKDNKVCFALVLETK, encoded by the coding sequence ATGCCAATATCACCAAATTTCACTTCAGTATATACACATGAATGGGACATTAATTTTACCCTTTGCGCATCAAATGCTTATTTGAAATATGTGGATTTGTGCAATTTGCTGCAATTGACTGCTGCAGAACATTCCATTTTGGGAGGGCTGAGTTTTAACGACATGCAGCAGCACCATCAGGCTTGGGTATTGAGCAGAATTCGCATTGAAATTGAAACTTTACCGAAGTGGCAGGATAAAGTCATCATTAAGACGTGGATAGAGAACCTGGAGGGTTCCCGTTCGATACGTAATATTGAAATGTACCTTAACGGAAAGAAAATAGCCGGAGCCACTACGTATTGGGCTGTTTTCAATACGCAGCACCGAAAAGCAGAACCTTTGGCCTTACCGCACGAACACTTTGAAAAATACCCGGATCACAAAGCTACCAGCCAAAGTTTTTCACGTATAAATGTTTTACAGGATACAGAGAAAATTACGGAACGAACCGTAGTTCTATCGGATTTGGACATTGTAAACCACGTGAACAACACTAAGTACTTGGAATGGTGTCTCGATACTATGAATCCGAAAACAATTCTGAAGCAGGAAATCAAAAGTCTGGAAATGAACTTCCTGAGAGAATTGAACCTTAATGACCAAGTTGAAATTCATTCGGACGAAAACAGAAATTTCTTCACGGTTACGAAAGACAACAAAGTTTGTTTTGCTTTGGTTTTGGAAACAAAATAA
- a CDS encoding response regulator transcription factor gives MDTTNKKILLVEDDPNFGAVLKDYLIINDFDVTLAKNGMEGFEKFKKDNYDLCILDVMMPYKDGYTLAREIREKNKEVPIIFLTAKSMKEDVLKGYKVGADDYLNKPFDSEVLLMKIKAIIMRKASETKTDNTRFEFEIGKFHLNSKLRFLTYPGDEPIKLSPKENELLKMLALHENDLMPRELALTKIWRDDNYFTSRSMDVYIAKLRKYLKQDDEVEILNIHGEGFRLVVKGKAAE, from the coding sequence ATGGATACAACTAACAAAAAAATTCTCTTAGTAGAAGATGATCCAAATTTCGGAGCAGTATTGAAAGATTATTTGATAATAAATGATTTCGATGTTACTCTGGCCAAAAACGGAATGGAAGGTTTCGAGAAGTTCAAGAAAGATAACTATGATTTGTGTATTCTTGACGTAATGATGCCTTATAAGGACGGTTATACGTTAGCTCGTGAGATACGTGAAAAAAACAAAGAAGTGCCTATTATTTTCCTTACGGCCAAATCAATGAAAGAGGATGTATTGAAAGGGTACAAAGTTGGAGCCGATGACTATTTGAACAAACCATTTGATTCAGAAGTATTATTGATGAAAATCAAAGCGATTATCATGCGTAAAGCTTCTGAAACAAAAACTGATAACACGAGATTTGAATTCGAAATCGGTAAATTCCACCTGAATTCAAAACTTCGTTTCTTAACGTACCCGGGTGACGAACCAATCAAATTGTCGCCTAAGGAAAACGAATTGCTGAAAATGCTTGCATTGCATGAAAACGATTTAATGCCGCGTGAATTAGCGTTAACAAAAATTTGGAGAGATGACAACTACTTTACTTCCAGAAGTATGGATGTTTATATTGCCAAATTGCGTAAATACCTGAAACAAGACGATGAAGTCGAAATCTTAAATATTCACGGTGAAGGTTTCCGTTTGGTAGTCAAAGGAAAAGCAGCCGAATAA
- a CDS encoding sensor histidine kinase has product MNKTRFRLLVVLMSMSLLGIILVQLYWIETSYKNNEEQFKFHVQQVIGNVANKLQQQEAFEFLNTYNKLKDSTGRAPKRSELKEYFFVERDPKTNEQIIYSNTIISEDYSLNRSFFDKNSDSIPLKSFVAKRKTEIYSGNMIDNSGIHKSNTPDVTIEKSGSLDILDKAQYEIMFKDFADLKPIQERISKERLKAMLENELRQYGVKTPFEFGIYSNGLATKVKSEDFNYDRASTYGIPVFTDNDNENKYQLMVSFPQKGKFLFSSLIGITSLSLIFTLVIIVAYFSALNQLIKQKQISEIKTDFINNMTHEFKTPIATINLALDAIKNPKIMEDREKVERYLQMIRDENKRMHAQVENVLRISKLERRELEISKEPTNVHEIIEDAIEHVNLIVEDRGGVIKSNLQAKRNTILLNDVHFTNVMVNILDNAIKYSPEAPLIEVSTENVKDFVLISVKDHGAGMSKVALKRIFEKFYREHTGDLHNVKGHGLGLAYVKRIVDDHNGQIFVESEKGKGSTFTIKMPLIN; this is encoded by the coding sequence ATGAATAAAACGCGTTTCCGATTACTTGTTGTTTTAATGAGTATGTCTCTTTTGGGGATAATTCTCGTTCAATTGTATTGGATTGAAACTTCTTATAAAAATAACGAAGAACAGTTCAAGTTTCATGTTCAGCAGGTTATAGGAAATGTTGCCAACAAACTGCAGCAGCAGGAGGCATTTGAGTTTTTGAACACATACAACAAACTGAAAGATAGTACCGGAAGGGCGCCAAAACGAAGTGAGTTAAAGGAATATTTCTTTGTAGAGCGAGATCCGAAGACAAATGAGCAGATCATTTATTCCAATACCATCATTTCAGAAGATTATAGTTTAAACCGTTCGTTCTTTGATAAAAATTCTGATTCCATTCCCTTAAAAAGTTTCGTTGCCAAACGAAAAACAGAAATTTATAGTGGGAATATGATTGATAATTCTGGAATTCATAAATCCAATACGCCCGATGTGACGATTGAAAAATCCGGAAGTCTGGACATTCTGGATAAAGCACAGTATGAAATCATGTTTAAAGATTTTGCAGACTTGAAACCGATACAAGAGCGGATTTCAAAAGAGCGCCTTAAAGCCATGCTAGAAAATGAATTGCGGCAGTACGGTGTAAAAACCCCTTTTGAATTCGGGATTTACAGCAACGGACTGGCGACCAAAGTCAAATCGGAAGATTTTAATTACGATAGGGCATCAACCTACGGAATTCCAGTCTTTACCGATAACGACAATGAAAATAAATATCAGCTAATGGTAAGTTTCCCTCAAAAAGGAAAATTCCTGTTTTCATCGCTGATCGGGATTACATCGCTTTCGCTGATTTTTACTTTGGTAATTATTGTTGCTTATTTCAGTGCGCTAAACCAATTGATAAAGCAAAAGCAGATTTCGGAAATTAAAACCGATTTCATCAACAATATGACCCATGAGTTTAAAACGCCTATTGCAACCATCAATCTTGCTTTAGATGCGATTAAAAACCCAAAAATCATGGAAGACCGGGAAAAAGTGGAACGCTATCTGCAAATGATTCGTGATGAAAACAAACGAATGCATGCCCAGGTGGAAAACGTTCTCCGAATTTCCAAGTTGGAACGAAGGGAATTGGAAATAAGCAAAGAACCGACGAACGTTCATGAAATTATTGAAGACGCAATCGAGCACGTTAACCTGATCGTAGAAGATCGCGGCGGTGTAATTAAGAGCAATCTTCAGGCAAAACGGAACACAATTTTGCTGAATGATGTTCACTTTACCAACGTCATGGTTAATATTCTGGACAACGCCATAAAATATTCTCCAGAAGCCCCATTAATTGAGGTTTCAACGGAAAATGTGAAAGATTTTGTCCTTATATCCGTAAAAGATCACGGAGCCGGAATGAGCAAAGTGGCCTTAAAAAGAATATTTGAAAAATTTTACAGGGAGCATACCGGTGATTTACACAATGTTAAAGGACACGGTTTAGGGTTGGCTTATGTAAAAAGAATTGTGGATGACCATAATGGTCAGATTTTTGTGGAAAGTGAAAAAGGGAAGGGAAGTACCTTTACTATTAAAATGCCTTTAATTAATTAA
- the coaE gene encoding dephospho-CoA kinase (Dephospho-CoA kinase (CoaE) performs the final step in coenzyme A biosynthesis.) — protein sequence MTKIIGLTGGIGSGKSTVAGYFEEHGVPVYIADDEAKKLMNTPEMLKKIQSVFEENISEGNRLNKKKIADIVFSAPEQLKKLNSIVHPEVRKHFLNWVKAHKDHTFVIKEAAILFESGSYKDCDKIILVTAPKELRIQRVMNRDMVTEEQVLERMAHQWPDEKKIPMSDYIVKNTDLTEVKKNVSEILKELNKM from the coding sequence ATGACAAAGATAATCGGACTTACAGGCGGAATTGGAAGCGGAAAATCTACCGTTGCCGGTTATTTTGAAGAACACGGTGTTCCAGTATATATAGCTGATGATGAGGCTAAAAAGCTGATGAACACTCCTGAAATGCTAAAAAAAATTCAATCGGTCTTTGAAGAGAATATCAGTGAAGGCAATCGGTTAAATAAAAAGAAAATCGCTGATATCGTTTTTTCTGCACCGGAGCAGTTGAAGAAATTAAACAGTATTGTTCATCCGGAAGTCAGGAAACACTTTTTAAACTGGGTAAAAGCCCACAAGGATCACACTTTTGTTATTAAAGAAGCAGCCATCCTTTTTGAAAGCGGCAGTTATAAAGATTGCGATAAAATCATTTTGGTTACCGCACCTAAGGAATTAAGAATTCAAAGGGTAATGAATCGTGATATGGTGACGGAGGAACAGGTTTTGGAACGGATGGCGCATCAATGGCCTGATGAAAAAAAAATCCCTATGTCGGATTATATTGTGAAAAATACCGATCTGACTGAAGTCAAAAAGAATGTTAGTGAAATTCTTAAAGAATTGAATAAAATGTAA
- a CDS encoding glycosyltransferase: MYFSFIIPVYNRPDEVEELLKSIAEQDYHEDFEVVIIEDGSSIPCHDVVKKYEGKIFISYFNKPNSGPGDSRNFGMKHAMGSYFLILDSDCILPENYLASVDENLKKEFVDCFGGPDNALDSFSSVQKAINFTMTSFLTTGGVRGGSEKIGKFQPRSFNMGLSKKAFEASGGFGNIHPGEDPDLSIRLWKLGFKTRLFKDSYVYHKRRIDFGKFYKQVNKFGKARPILDSWYPNHSKITFWFPTLFLFGFVISVILLIVGFSLPIKVYAAYFILLFWIGATENMNPWIGFLSVFAAAFQFVGYGVGFLQSFIKIKIRKLQPEKAFPELFFKK; encoded by the coding sequence ATGTATTTTTCGTTTATTATTCCGGTTTATAACCGTCCTGATGAAGTTGAAGAACTGCTGAAAAGTATAGCAGAGCAGGATTATCATGAAGATTTTGAGGTAGTTATCATTGAAGACGGATCATCAATCCCATGCCATGATGTAGTGAAAAAATATGAGGGAAAAATTTTTATTTCCTATTTTAATAAACCTAACTCAGGGCCAGGAGATTCTAGAAATTTCGGTATGAAACATGCTATGGGAAGTTATTTTCTCATACTGGATTCTGATTGTATTTTACCTGAAAATTACTTGGCATCAGTCGATGAAAATCTAAAAAAGGAATTCGTGGATTGCTTTGGAGGTCCTGATAATGCATTGGATTCTTTTTCTTCCGTTCAAAAAGCAATAAATTTTACAATGACATCTTTTTTGACAACCGGAGGTGTTCGGGGAGGATCTGAAAAGATAGGTAAATTCCAGCCTAGGAGTTTTAACATGGGATTGTCGAAGAAGGCTTTTGAAGCTTCCGGCGGTTTCGGGAACATCCATCCCGGCGAAGATCCGGACTTGTCGATTCGTTTATGGAAATTGGGTTTCAAAACCCGACTTTTTAAAGATTCCTATGTATATCATAAACGCAGGATTGACTTCGGTAAATTCTACAAACAAGTGAACAAATTTGGTAAAGCTAGACCAATATTAGATTCATGGTATCCAAATCACAGCAAGATAACATTTTGGTTTCCGACACTTTTTTTATTCGGATTCGTGATTTCGGTTATTTTGTTAATCGTAGGTTTTTCTCTTCCGATTAAAGTATATGCAGCCTATTTTATACTGTTATTCTGGATTGGGGCAACTGAGAATATGAATCCGTGGATTGGATTTTTATCTGTTTTTGCAGCAGCTTTCCAATTTGTTGGATATGGGGTTGGTTTTTTACAGTCTTTCATCAAAATCAAAATAAGAAAGCTACAGCCTGAGAAAGCTTTCCCGGAATTGTTTTTTAAAAAGTAA
- a CDS encoding T9SS type A sorting domain-containing protein, with protein sequence MSSVEVYNMLGQKVMSKTLNVAQGQIDMSNLNAGNYIVKVTAEGLTKTIKVVKQ encoded by the coding sequence ATTTCTTCTGTTGAAGTTTACAATATGTTAGGGCAGAAAGTAATGTCGAAAACATTAAATGTTGCACAAGGACAAATCGATATGTCAAACTTAAATGCAGGAAACTATATTGTTAAAGTTACCGCTGAAGGTTTAACCAAAACAATAAAAGTAGTAAAACAATAA
- the fabV gene encoding enoyl-ACP reductase FabV, whose product MIIEPRMRGFICLTAHPKGCEQNVKNQIEYVKSKGEINAPKRVLVIGASTGFGLASRITSAFGSNASTIGVFFEKEPAEGKTASPGWYNTAAFEQEAKKAGLYAKSINGDAFSNEVKQQTIDMIKTDLGQVDLVIYSLASPVRVHPTTGVTHRSVLKPIGNTFTNKTVDFHTGNVSQVSIDPANQEDIDNTVVVMGGEDWSMWMDAMKAADVLADGAMTVAYSYIGPEVTEAVYRKGTIGRAKDHLEATAFEITDKLKDINGKAYVSVNKALVTQASSAIPVIPLYISLLYKIMKEEGIHEGCIEQMQRLFQQRLYNGAAIPTDDKGRIRIDDWEMREDVQGRIAELWNESTTESLAEIGDLAGYKQDFLNLFGFGFEGVDYLADADEMVQVPSIA is encoded by the coding sequence ATGATTATAGAACCTAGAATGCGAGGATTTATCTGTTTGACCGCTCATCCAAAAGGGTGCGAACAAAACGTAAAAAATCAAATTGAATATGTAAAATCAAAAGGTGAAATTAACGCGCCAAAACGTGTATTGGTTATAGGTGCTTCAACAGGATTTGGTTTAGCATCGAGAATTACCAGTGCTTTTGGTTCAAATGCTTCTACTATAGGTGTGTTTTTTGAAAAAGAACCAGCGGAAGGAAAAACAGCTTCGCCGGGTTGGTATAATACAGCGGCTTTTGAACAAGAGGCTAAGAAAGCTGGTTTATATGCTAAAAGTATTAATGGTGATGCTTTTTCAAATGAAGTAAAACAGCAAACTATCGATATGATTAAAACTGATTTAGGTCAGGTTGATTTGGTAATCTACAGTTTAGCTTCGCCGGTTCGTGTTCATCCTACAACGGGTGTTACGCACCGTTCGGTTTTAAAACCTATCGGAAATACTTTTACAAATAAAACAGTTGATTTCCACACAGGAAATGTTTCTCAGGTTTCTATTGATCCGGCTAACCAGGAAGATATTGACAACACTGTTGTTGTTATGGGAGGTGAAGACTGGTCAATGTGGATGGATGCCATGAAAGCGGCAGATGTATTAGCTGATGGAGCTATGACAGTTGCTTATTCTTATATCGGGCCAGAAGTTACAGAAGCGGTTTACAGAAAAGGTACTATCGGAAGAGCAAAAGACCACTTGGAGGCTACTGCTTTCGAAATTACAGATAAATTAAAAGACATTAACGGAAAAGCATATGTTTCGGTTAACAAAGCTTTGGTAACTCAGGCAAGTTCAGCAATTCCTGTGATTCCGCTTTATATATCATTGTTATATAAAATCATGAAAGAGGAGGGAATCCATGAAGGTTGTATCGAACAAATGCAACGATTGTTCCAACAGCGTTTATATAACGGTGCTGCAATTCCAACCGATGATAAAGGAAGAATCCGAATTGATGATTGGGAAATGAGGGAAGATGTTCAGGGAAGAATTGCTGAATTATGGAATGAATCCACAACAGAATCTCTTGCAGAAATAGGTGATTTAGCGGGTTATAAGCAAGATTTTCTAAACTTGTTCGGATTTGGTTTTGAAGGGGTGGATTATCTGGCCGATGCTGATGAGATGGTTCAGGTACCAAGTATTGCTTAA